GAACAGAGGGGTCTGGCTTGAGTTTGAATTTGATGCTAATGATGTACTTTATGTTAGTATGGATCGTAAAAGAAAGATGCTTGCTACAGTTTTGCTTAGAGCATTTGGATATGTGAGGGATGAAGAAATTATAAAGCTTTTCTATGACTGCAAGGGGAAAATAATTACAAATAAAACAACGCCTGATGATCTTGTTGATGAAATCCTAGCAGAAGACGTAGTTGATGAAAATACAGGGGAGGTTCTAGCAGAAAGCAAAGAAAGAATAACTCCTTCTATTGCTAAGAAGATATTAACATTCAAGATTAAAAGCGTAAACATAATAGAAATGTCCGGCAAAGATATTTCTATTATAAATACGCTTGCAAAAGATCATAGAAAATCAAAAGAGGAAGCTTTTGTAGAAATATATAAAAGATTGCGTCCAAGTGATCACTTTACAATAGATACTGCCGAGAGTTATTTTAAGGACATTATTTATAATCCTAGAAGATACGACCTTTCACAAGTCGGTAGATATAAGCTAAATCAGAAGTTAGGGCTTAATCATTCTTTGGACAAGACCACCTTAGATAAAGAAGACATAGTAAAGACAATCCATTATTTACTTAAAGCAAAGTACAACGTGGAAGATGAGGACGATATTGACCATCTTTGGAATAGAAGAGTTAGAACTGTTGGGGAATTACTACAAGCTCAGTTTAGAATGGGGCTTGCTAAGTTAGAGAGATCCGTAAAAGAGAGAATAGCATTTCAGGAACCAGAGACTGTTATGCCTCATAATTTGATTAATGGACGATTAATTTCTTCAACGGTAAATGATTTTTTTGCGCGTGGACAGCTATCACAATTTATGGATCAAACAAATCCCTTAGCAGAACTTACTCATAAAAGAAGACTAAGCGCTTTAGGGCCTGGAGGACTTACAAGAGAGAGAGCAGGGTTTGATGTTAGGGATGTTCATCCAACTCACTATGGACGTATTTGTCCTATAGAAACACCTGAGGGGCCTAATATTGGGTTGATAGCCTCTCTTGCTACATATACAAGGATTAATGAACTGGGGTTGCTAGAAACGCCTGCAAGAAAAGTTGTTAATAGTAGGGTGACCGATGAAGTGGTTTGGTTGTCTGCTGATCTTGGGGATAAACATGTTGTTGCTCAAGCTAATGCTAAGATTGATAAAAAAGGGTATTTTATTGAAGATGAAGTCTCAGTGAGATTTAAAGGTGACTTTCGCAAAGTGTCTCCAAAAGATGTAAGTTTTATGGATGTCTCACCTGATCAAATCGTTAGTGTAGCTGCAGGATTAATCCCTTTTTTGGAGCATGATGATGCAAATAGAGCTCTTATGGGATCCAATATGCAGAGACAGTCAGTTCCTCTTCTAAAGCCGGAAGCTCCTTTGATTGGCACAGGAATGGAGAGTATTGTTGCCAAAGGATCCGGATCTGCTGTTGCTGCTAAGAGAGCAGGGATTGTGGAGTCGGTGTGTTCTGATAAAATAATTATTCGTCCAGAAGAAAACGAGAATGATTTTGATGAATACATATTGAAAAAATTTGAAAAATCAAATCAAAACACCTGTATTAATCAGCGACCGATTGTTAAGGAAAAAGAAAGAGTTTCTAAAGATGACATCATAGCTGAAGGCTCTGCTACAGATAATAAGGAATTGGCTTTGGGACAGAATGTGTTGGTAGCATTTATGCCATGGAGAGGATATAATTTTGAAGATGCTATTGTCATTAGTGAAAAACTGGTTAGGGATGATACTTGTACCTCTATTCATATTGAGCAATTAGAAGTAGAAGCCAGGGAAACAAAGCTTGGGAAAGAAGATATCACTCGCGATATACCTAATGTTAGTGAAGGAGAACTGGCTAATCTGGACGAGCATGGGATTGTACGAATTGGGACACATGTAAAAACAGGAGATATATTAGTGGGGAAAGTCACCCCTAAGGGCGAAACAGGCTTGACATCTGAAGAAAAATTATTGATAGCAATTTTTGGAGAAAAAGCTGGTGATGTACTTAACTCATCTTTAACTGTTCCTGTTGGTGTAGAGGGAATAGTTACGGATGTTAGAATATTGTCAAGACGTGATAAGGACGATATTGATGGTTTGGGAAAAAAGATTATTGAGGATATTGAGCATAGAATTGACGAGGAGATCAGAAAGACTAGGGATAATCTAATTGAGGCAATTGGGAGTGTTATTAGAGGGAAAGTAATAGCTGAGGATCTGATTGATAAGAATGGGAAAGTTTTTCTCTCTGCTGGCCAGAAAGTTAAAAAGGAGGATATAGGGAGTATACCTATTAAGCATCTGAAAAACCTGAGACTTAAAAATACAGGCGTCAATAGAAAAATTCTTGCATTAATTGAGAACTTTGAGGAAAAACTAAAGTCTCTCGGTAAAGAGAGGAAACTAGAAGTAGAAAAGATCAAGAAGGGAGATGAACTTTCCCCCGGGGTAATAAAGCGCATAATGGTTTATATAGGTAATAAGAGAAAAATCTCAAAGGGGGATAAGGTTTCTGGCAGGCATGGTAACAAGGGTGTGATTGCAAAAATATTGCCAGAGGAGGATATGCCGTATTTATCAGATGGAACATCAGTGGAAATTTTACTTAATCCTTTGGGCGTTCCTTCAAGAATGAATGCGGGTCAGATTTTAGAAACGCATCTTGGGTGGGCAGCTAAGGTTTTAGGAATAAAGATTGCGACTCCTGTTTTTAATGGAATTAAAGAGCCAGAAATAAAACAACTTCTTAAGAAGGCAGGGTTGCCTGAAAGTGGTCAAGTTACTTTGTATGACGGGATGACAGGGGAATCATTTGATAACAAGGTAACTGTTGGTTATATTTACATGATGAAGTTATCACATCTTGTGGATGATAAGATGCATGCTCGTGCAACAGGTCCGTATTCATTGGTTACTCAGCAGCCTTTAGGAGGAAAGGCTCAGTTTGGAGGACAGCGTTTTGGTGAGATGGAGGTATGGGCATTAGAAGCATATGGTGCTGCTCATACTTTACAGGAATTGCTTACAGTAAAAAGTGACGACGTTGTTGGTAGAATGCGGATATACGAAAGTATTGTAAAGGGAGAAAATACAGTTCAATCTGGCATACCAGAGTCCTTCAATGTTTTATTGAAAGAGTTGCAAGGTTTAGGATTGGGAGTTAAGCTTGTAAGAGCTAAAAAACCTCGTACGTTTTCTGATCTTGCTTTCCAAAAATTGCAACCTAATAGCTCGGAGGAATTTCAAAGCGGAACGGATACGATTGAAGCCATATCCATTAGTTTGGTTTCTTCTGAAGAGATCAGGCTGTGGTCTAAAGGAGAAGTTAGAAAGCCGGAAACTATAAATTATAGAACATTCAGACCGGAAAAAGATGGGCTTTTTTGCGAAAGAATCTTTGGCCCAACAAAGGATTGGGAATGTTACTGCGGTAAGTATAAGAGGATTAGGCATAAGGGGGTAATTTGCGATAGATGTGGTGTGGAAGTTACGCAATCCAAAGTGAGGCGTCAACGTATGGGGCATATAAATCTTGCTTCACCAGTAGCTCATGTTTGGCTTTTTAAGGTTGTACCAAGTTATATGAGTACATTACTTGATTTGAGTTTGAAGAATATAGAAAAGATTCTCTATTATGAGAGTTATGTAGTGCTGGATGCTGAAAAGACCTCTTTAGGGAAGTATCAGCTTTTAAGTGATGAAGAGTATGAGAAATACAGAGAAGAATTCGGAAATGGATTTCATGCAGAGATGGGAGCTTCAGCTATTAAAAAGATGCTACAAGAGATGGATTTAGATAAACTTGCAGAGAGTTTGAGGGAAAAAGAGAGAAAAACAGCATTTAGACAGGCAAAGAAAAAAATTAATAAAAGGTTAAGGGTTGTTGAAGCCTTTCGCACTTCTGGTAGTAGACCCGAGTGGATGATTATGGATGTTATACCTGTTATACCTCCAGACTTAAGACCTTTAGTGCCTTTGGATGGAGGACGCTTTGCGACCTCGGATTTGAATGACTTATATCGAAGAGTTATCAATCGAAACAACAGGCTAAAGAGGCTTCTAGAACTAGGTGCGCCTAGCATAATTATTAGAAATGAGAAAAGGATGTTGCAGGAGGCAGTTGATGCTCTATTTGATAATGGTAGACATGGCAGGACAGTAGTTGGACATGGTAATCGTCCGCTTAAATCCCTTAGCAATATGTTGGGTGGAAAACAAGGGAGGTTTAGACAGAATCTTTTGGGAAAACGCGTTGATTATTCTGGAAGATCAGTTATTGTTGTGGATCCAAGATTGAAGCTACATCAATGTGGTTTACCTAAGCGCATGGCATTAGAACTGTTTGAGCCATTTGTGATTAGGAAATTAAGAGAGAGGGGAATAATAAATACTATAAAGAATGCAAAGAAGACACTGGAAAAAGCGGAAGCGGAAATATGGGATATTCTTGATGATGTAATAAAAAATCGTTATGTTTTACTTAACAGGGCTCCAACATTACATAGATTAGGTATACAGGCATTTCAGCCTGTTCTTATTGAAGGAAAGGCGATAGGAGTCCATCCCTTGGTTTGTGCTGCGTTTAATGCAGATTTTGATGGAGACCAAATGGCAGTTCATGTGCCTCTTACACCAGAGGCTGAGTTAGAAGCAGAGTTTTTAATGCTACCAAGTAAAAATATTTTTTCTCCTGCTAGTGGAGAAGCAATAATGGTGCCAAGGCAGGAGATTGTGTTGGGATGCTATTACTTAACAAAGGAAAAGCAGAGCAATAGGAAAGAAGTAAAAATATTTTCATCATCTGACGAAGCAATTATTGCATATGATTCTAAAAAAGTGAAATTGCATTCTAGGGTAAAGATAAGGATAAATGGAGAACTGATAGAGACAACTGTAGGGAGAATTCTGTTTAATGAAATTTTGCCTAATCCATTGCGGTTTATAAATAAGGTGTTTGATAAAGATAAACTGAGTGACTTAATTAAAGAGAGTTTCAAAAAGATAGGAAATCATCAGACAGTTATAATGCTGGACAGGATCAAGACATTAGGATTTGAGATGGCTACTAAAGGCGGCATTTCCATCTGTATTGATGATATGGTTATTCCTGCAATAAAGAGTAAGTTACTGGAACAAGGAAAACGAGAGGCTGGCATTGTTGAGGAGCAGTATAGGAAGGGTGTTATTACTGATGGAGAGAGATATAATAAGGTGATTGATGTATGGACACATACTACGGATAAGGTCTCAGATGCCATGTTTAAAGAGATGGAAAAAGATCCTTTTAATCCTGTTTTAATGATGCTACTTTCAGGTGCAAGAGGCAGTAGTCAGCAGATAAGGCAATTGGCAGGCATGCGAGGACTAATGGCTAAACCTAAGAAGAAGATTACAGGAGAGATAGGAGAGATCATAGAAACTCCTATAATGACAAACTTCCGTGAGGGACTGAGTATGTTGGAGTATTTTATCTCAACTCACGGGGCTAGAAAAGGTTTGGCAGATACAGCTTTAAAAACGGCAGAAGCAGGATACTTAACCAGGAGGTTGGTCGATGTAGCACAGGACGTAGTTGTTACAAGCGAAGATTGCAGAACACTTAATGGCATAAGCGTTGTAGCAATTAAGGAAGGAGACAGAACTATTGAATCACTTAAAGACAGGCTTGCAGGGCGGACAGCATTGGAAGATATAAAAATACCTTTGTTGGATAATATAATCGTTAAAGCAGGCGAGGAGATTGCAGATGAAATGGCAGAAGTCATAGAGGAGGCAGGAGTAGAAAAGGGAATGATAAGGTCTGTTCTAACATGTGAGCAAGAGAAGGGGGTTTGTGCTAAATGTTATGGTAGAGATCTTACAACAAAGAAGCGAGTTAGAGTGGGAGAAGCTGTAGGAATTATAGCAGCTCAGTCCATAGGAGAACCTGGAACACAGCTTACTCTAAGAACTTTTCATATTGGAGGAACAGCTAGTAGAATAATTGGTGCCTCGAAAATAGTAGCCATTAATGGTGGCATTGTTAAATTTCACGGAATAAGAACAGTGGTGGATAAGAATAATAATGTAGTAGTGATTAACAGGAATGGAGAAATAGCAGTAGAAAATGCAGAAGATAGGGAATTAGAAAGATGTAATATGCCTTTAGGCAGTATACTTAAAGTTAAAGATAATGATGTAGTGAAAAGAAAAACTATACTAGCTGAGTGGGATCCATATACCCTGCCCATAATTTCTACAGTGAGTGGGGAAGTAAAATTTGTTGATATAATTGAAGGCCTTACAATGAAGACTGAAGTAGATAAGAGCACCGGGAAAAAAGAAAGGATTATTACAGATTACAGAAGCGCTGGTATGCATACACAAATATTGATACAAGACAAGAATAATGAAGGGGTGTTAAATTACCATAGTATCCCAAGTGGAGCACACCTAATAGTTAAAGAGGGGGAGCAAGTTTTGGTAGGGGATTTATTAGCAAAGACTACAAGGGAAAGAAGTAAAACCAGAGATATTACCGGAGGATTACCAAGAATCGCTGAACTCTTTGAAGCGAGGAGGCCTAAGAATCCTGCTATAGTGACTGAGATAGATGGAATAGTGGATGAACCTGTTGGTCTTAAGAAGAATATGCGTAGAATAACTGTGACAGCAGATAATGGTGACGAAAAAGAATATCTTATTCCTCATGGTAAGCACTTGATTGTTTATAAGGGTGATAGGGTGAAAGCAGGTGATCAGCTTACAGATGGATCTGTGATTCTTGATGAAATATTAAGAATAGAGGGGGATAGGAGATTACAGGAATATTTATTAAATGAAGTTCAGGAAGTTTATCGGCTGCAAGGTGTTTATATCAATGATAAACATATAGGATTAATTGTGAGACAGATGCTTAAAAAAGTCAGCATAGAAGATAGTGGAGATACTAATCTCTTAGCTGGAGAACAAGTAGACAAAGTTGTTTTTAAAAAAGAGAATGAAAGAGCTGTTGCAAAAAATAAAAAACCTGCTCGTGCAATACCAGTTCTTCAGGGTATTACAAGAGCGTCTATAAATACAGAAAGTTTTATATCAGCTGCTTCATTTCAGGAAACTACGCGAGTTTTAACCAAGTCTGCTGTTTTTTCTAAGGTAGATAGATTATCTGGATTAAAAGAAAATGTAATAATTGGACGTTTAATTCCCGCTGGTACAGGGTGGGCTGACTATAGGAATATAACATTAACAGGAACCGAGTTATCCGACAAAAAGGATGTGGAAGAGGCTAAGGATAATAATAGTAGTGTAGGAGAGGTAAAAGATTAGGAAAGGGAATAAATATGCCAAGATTGTCGCAGTTGATAAAAAAAAGCAGGAAGAAGAATACAAAGAAAACGTCTACTCCTGCTTTAAAGGGTTCTCCTCAAAAGCGAGGAGTATGTACTAGGGTGTATACAGTTACTCCCAAAAAGCCAAATTCAGCATTAAGAAAAGTGGCTAGAGTGAGATTGACGAGCGGTGTGGAGATTACAGCTTATATTCCTGGAATAGGACATAATCTACAGGAGCATTCAATTGTTTTAATTAGGGGTGGAAGCGTCGCAGATCTTCCAGGTGTTAGATACCATATAGTTAGAGGAGCTTTGGATACTACAGGGGTTACAGATAGAAAGAAAAGCAGGTCTAAATATGGTACAAAAAGAGCAAAATAAAGGAGATATGTAATGCCTAGAAAGGGGAGGGTCAATAAAAGGATAATAACACCGGATCCTAAATACAACGACCAAATAGTAGCTAAATTTGTAAATTGTATTATG
Above is a window of bacterium DNA encoding:
- the rpoC gene encoding DNA-directed RNA polymerase subunit beta', translated to MRIYESIVKGENTVQSGIPESFNVLLKELQGLGLGVKLVRAKKPRTFSDLAFQKLQPNSSEEFQSGTDTIEAISISLVSSEEIRLWSKGEVRKPETINYRTFRPEKDGLFCERIFGPTKDWECYCGKYKRIRHKGVICDRCGVEVTQSKVRRQRMGHINLASPVAHVWLFKVVPSYMSTLLDLSLKNIEKILYYESYVVLDAEKTSLGKYQLLSDEEYEKYREEFGNGFHAEMGASAIKKMLQEMDLDKLAESLREKERKTAFRQAKKKINKRLRVVEAFRTSGSRPEWMIMDVIPVIPPDLRPLVPLDGGRFATSDLNDLYRRVINRNNRLKRLLELGAPSIIIRNEKRMLQEAVDALFDNGRHGRTVVGHGNRPLKSLSNMLGGKQGRFRQNLLGKRVDYSGRSVIVVDPRLKLHQCGLPKRMALELFEPFVIRKLRERGIINTIKNAKKTLEKAEAEIWDILDDVIKNRYVLLNRAPTLHRLGIQAFQPVLIEGKAIGVHPLVCAAFNADFDGDQMAVHVPLTPEAELEAEFLMLPSKNIFSPASGEAIMVPRQEIVLGCYYLTKEKQSNRKEVKIFSSSDEAIIAYDSKKVKLHSRVKIRINGELIETTVGRILFNEILPNPLRFINKVFDKDKLSDLIKESFKKIGNHQTVIMLDRIKTLGFEMATKGGISICIDDMVIPAIKSKLLEQGKREAGIVEEQYRKGVITDGERYNKVIDVWTHTTDKVSDAMFKEMEKDPFNPVLMMLLSGARGSSQQIRQLAGMRGLMAKPKKKITGEIGEIIETPIMTNFREGLSMLEYFISTHGARKGLADTALKTAEAGYLTRRLVDVAQDVVVTSEDCRTLNGISVVAIKEGDRTIESLKDRLAGRTALEDIKIPLLDNIIVKAGEEIADEMAEVIEEAGVEKGMIRSVLTCEQEKGVCAKCYGRDLTTKKRVRVGEAVGIIAAQSIGEPGTQLTLRTFHIGGTASRIIGASKIVAINGGIVKFHGIRTVVDKNNNVVVINRNGEIAVENAEDRELERCNMPLGSILKVKDNDVVKRKTILAEWDPYTLPIISTVSGEVKFVDIIEGLTMKTEVDKSTGKKERIITDYRSAGMHTQILIQDKNNEGVLNYHSIPSGAHLIVKEGEQVLVGDLLAKTTRERSKTRDITGGLPRIAELFEARRPKNPAIVTEIDGIVDEPVGLKKNMRRITVTADNGDEKEYLIPHGKHLIVYKGDRVKAGDQLTDGSVILDEILRIEGDRRLQEYLLNEVQEVYRLQGVYINDKHIGLIVRQMLKKVSIEDSGDTNLLAGEQVDKVVFKKENERAVAKNKKPARAIPVLQGITRASINTESFISAASFQETTRVLTKSAVFSKVDRLSGLKENVIIGRLIPAGTGWADYRNITLTGTELSDKKDVEEAKDNNSSVGEVKD
- the rpsL gene encoding 30S ribosomal protein S12, whose protein sequence is MPRLSQLIKKSRKKNTKKTSTPALKGSPQKRGVCTRVYTVTPKKPNSALRKVARVRLTSGVEITAYIPGIGHNLQEHSIVLIRGGSVADLPGVRYHIVRGALDTTGVTDRKKSRSKYGTKRAK